One Edaphobacter flagellatus genomic region harbors:
- a CDS encoding polysaccharide lyase: MPTNLRAALVGLSLFSLCSSMQATIYRHITAETVAPYNAVINSDGSLTEDGINYACIYKPVPQASWVRTPWISPSQAYSGSHSIGLEVDPQVPTTQGEVDKVQQRISSGNDSFALTWGVKRYTGFAVKLPSANFQIPTDRLMIAQWWQGSPYGPPVRIEITNDTTDQVTWKLWILNNDTLGNPSATPIVVDGGTIPFDTWSTFVVMLIPDYTGNGQIKVWQDGTQVIYWTGKVGYDPSTIPYKNPPAGTANPNNAFDVFYGPYRNTQNTKQQMFFDEIKFTDTYSEALP; the protein is encoded by the coding sequence ATGCCAACAAACCTCAGAGCAGCACTCGTTGGACTCTCGCTTTTTTCTCTCTGTTCCTCCATGCAGGCGACCATCTATCGCCATATCACCGCCGAAACGGTCGCTCCGTATAACGCTGTGATTAACAGCGACGGCTCGCTCACCGAAGACGGCATCAACTATGCCTGCATCTACAAGCCCGTCCCGCAGGCATCCTGGGTCCGTACTCCCTGGATCAGCCCCAGTCAGGCATACAGCGGCTCGCATTCCATCGGTCTCGAAGTTGATCCTCAGGTTCCCACCACGCAGGGCGAGGTCGACAAAGTCCAGCAGCGCATCTCTTCCGGTAACGACAGCTTCGCCCTGACCTGGGGCGTCAAGCGTTACACCGGCTTCGCCGTCAAGCTTCCGAGCGCCAACTTTCAGATCCCCACCGATCGGCTCATGATTGCCCAGTGGTGGCAGGGATCGCCCTATGGCCCACCCGTCCGCATCGAAATCACCAACGATACAACCGACCAGGTCACATGGAAGCTCTGGATTCTCAATAACGACACACTGGGCAATCCCTCCGCCACACCGATCGTTGTCGATGGAGGAACCATCCCCTTCGACACATGGAGCACCTTCGTCGTCATGCTGATTCCCGACTACACCGGCAACGGGCAAATCAAGGTCTGGCAGGACGGCACGCAGGTCATTTACTGGACCGGCAAAGTCGGATACGACCCCTCCACCATCCCCTATAAAAACCCGCCCGCCGGGACCGCAAATCCCAATAACGCCTTCGACGTCTTCTACGGCCCCTATCGCAACACGCAGAACACCAAGCAGCAGATGTTCTTCGACGAAATTAAATTCACCGATACCTATAGCGAAGCTCTGCCTTAA
- a CDS encoding FUSC family protein has protein sequence MFAKWAATLKRLHWTRGLRAGIAVLAAMLVCRYLGRPMGWAALGGFEAILVDNGGPYRSRLTTILTVLLGGAIVGVAGALSTAPLWLAVIVTAAFCFAVTYARVLSNPLASSSVIILVIYFAGFGGVTHTLAGALGNALAFVLGGLWAAALSLFLWPVDPFRPARQAVAECYAMLAEFTAGVHNTAPDSEERRAERSRMHELQRNMRRKMEAARVAIGTTGARITARTVRARSLTVLLETADILFAGTIRWTELFEAAADAESQTAIADALSWVSRAERAIAGALSVRPQDGGASFAAEGSHSLEHLRKREIALEALHAAPGSLVAHLAHDERDALLNLEVAFEAVRALWSGVEYRTSRSGSERAERRSLLVRQSESQRPVSGWSTMLDAAQANWTMQSIMMRHAVRMMIVGAVDVLLMHLVHLQHGVWLAMTSIIVLQPSGSGTLRRGVQRVSGTIAGGVLAAIFAAAVHSQTGLIAVITVTSIFTLATYAIDYAWYCFFLTPTFVLLALPHLRDWHFAGVRMGTTLLGAVVAVVAMRLLWPEREKLQLGRLLARGAQADAAYVRAMLRYWQAIDTDHSNAGRTAADREVLAPARRACGLAINDAEEMLDRLMLEPRIAFRPGARWEEALTFVTYLRRMTRAVTTLAVVGSQSAAIVARLEAVAKRLDALSAALPGETKIVESQAKVSDASSGGDDVAEQQIRRLERQIAVLERSAAQLAAG, from the coding sequence ATGTTCGCCAAATGGGCTGCGACGCTCAAGCGTCTGCACTGGACGCGTGGACTTCGCGCAGGCATTGCCGTATTGGCCGCCATGCTGGTCTGCCGTTATCTCGGCAGGCCGATGGGATGGGCCGCGCTGGGCGGATTCGAAGCGATCCTGGTCGATAACGGCGGACCGTATCGCAGTCGTCTGACGACGATTCTTACCGTGCTGCTGGGCGGAGCCATAGTAGGCGTTGCGGGAGCATTGTCGACGGCTCCGTTGTGGCTGGCAGTCATCGTGACGGCGGCGTTCTGCTTCGCGGTGACGTATGCGCGTGTGCTGTCGAATCCGCTGGCCTCGTCCTCGGTCATCATTCTGGTGATCTACTTTGCTGGGTTTGGCGGAGTCACGCATACGCTAGCTGGCGCGTTAGGGAATGCGCTGGCTTTCGTGCTTGGAGGGCTGTGGGCTGCTGCGCTCAGTCTCTTTCTGTGGCCGGTCGATCCATTCCGTCCGGCGCGTCAGGCGGTGGCGGAGTGCTATGCGATGCTGGCGGAGTTTACGGCGGGTGTGCACAATACAGCTCCGGATAGTGAGGAGCGGCGTGCGGAGCGCTCTCGGATGCACGAGTTGCAGCGCAACATGCGCCGGAAGATGGAGGCCGCGCGTGTTGCGATTGGAACGACCGGCGCGCGCATCACCGCACGCACGGTGCGTGCGCGTTCGCTGACGGTGCTGCTGGAGACGGCGGACATTCTGTTTGCCGGAACGATTCGCTGGACAGAGTTGTTTGAAGCGGCGGCAGATGCGGAGTCGCAGACTGCGATCGCCGATGCGCTTAGTTGGGTGAGCCGTGCTGAGCGGGCGATTGCTGGAGCGCTGAGCGTGAGGCCGCAGGATGGTGGCGCGTCGTTCGCGGCGGAGGGTTCGCATTCGCTGGAGCATCTGCGCAAGCGTGAGATTGCGCTTGAGGCGTTGCACGCTGCGCCCGGCTCGCTTGTCGCGCATCTGGCTCACGATGAGCGTGATGCGCTGTTGAATCTTGAAGTCGCGTTTGAGGCCGTGCGTGCGCTGTGGAGCGGCGTCGAGTATCGCACGTCGCGGTCAGGTTCGGAGCGAGCCGAACGTCGTTCGCTGCTGGTGCGGCAGAGCGAGTCGCAGCGGCCGGTCTCCGGGTGGAGCACGATGCTGGACGCTGCACAGGCGAACTGGACGATGCAGTCGATCATGATGCGTCATGCGGTACGGATGATGATTGTTGGCGCAGTCGATGTGCTGCTGATGCACCTGGTGCATCTTCAGCATGGCGTGTGGCTGGCGATGACCTCGATTATTGTGCTGCAGCCGTCGGGTTCGGGAACGTTGCGTCGCGGTGTGCAGCGCGTGAGCGGAACCATTGCCGGCGGTGTGCTGGCTGCGATCTTCGCCGCGGCGGTGCATAGCCAGACGGGCCTGATTGCCGTCATCACGGTGACGAGTATCTTCACGCTGGCGACGTATGCGATCGACTATGCATGGTACTGCTTTTTTCTGACGCCGACGTTTGTGCTGCTGGCGCTACCGCATCTTCGCGACTGGCACTTTGCCGGCGTGCGCATGGGAACGACATTGCTTGGAGCTGTTGTTGCGGTTGTGGCGATGCGGTTGCTGTGGCCGGAGCGGGAGAAGCTGCAACTGGGCCGTCTGCTGGCTCGCGGCGCGCAGGCCGATGCGGCTTATGTGCGCGCGATGCTCCGTTACTGGCAGGCGATCGATACGGACCACTCGAATGCGGGTCGCACGGCGGCCGATCGCGAGGTGCTGGCTCCGGCGCGGCGCGCGTGCGGTCTGGCGATCAATGATGCGGAAGAGATGCTGGACCGGTTGATGCTGGAGCCGCGCATCGCGTTCAGGCCGGGAGCGCGCTGGGAGGAGGCGCTGACATTTGTGACTTATCTGCGCCGCATGACGCGTGCGGTGACGACGCTTGCGGTGGTTGGATCGCAGAGCGCTGCGATTGTCGCGCGGTTGGAGGCAGTTGCGAAGCGTCTTGATGCGCTGAGCGCCGCGTTGCCTGGAGAGACGAAGATCGTCGAATCGCAGGCGAAGGTTTCGGATGCTTCGTCTGGCGGTGACGATGTCGCGGAGCAGCAGATACGGCGTCTGGAGCGGCAGATTGCCGTGCTGGAGCGGTCTGCGGCGCAATTAGCCGCAGGTTAG
- a CDS encoding DMT family transporter codes for MPSPSRQRLAGFLACASASAFWGCGFFFGKIALAEMGFAHMVLYRFLFALAALVPLLAMHRPGLNAKEWRTLALASFLGIPVQFLIQFYGLSLTTVSHAALMVGTMPVILAVGATLFAHERLDATGWLALAASTTGAALIAFGRHSIGAGNPSLAGDLLVVLSLAIALGWILLNKRLMDRHSPIVVTAYGVLLGTLMLLVWVPLRYGAPPVAHVSLKAWLALAASGVLCTATTTLLWNWGMTKVPASQAGVLLNMEPLMGSLLGVFVLGEHLGPTAWAGGVLILVAAITLTTHSKAHVPEHQPAG; via the coding sequence ATGCCTTCTCCTTCCAGACAGCGGCTCGCCGGTTTTCTTGCATGCGCGTCGGCGAGCGCATTTTGGGGCTGCGGCTTCTTCTTCGGCAAGATCGCACTGGCCGAGATGGGCTTCGCGCACATGGTGCTGTACCGGTTTCTGTTTGCGCTTGCGGCGCTGGTGCCTCTGCTGGCGATGCATCGCCCGGGGTTGAATGCGAAGGAGTGGCGCACGCTGGCGCTGGCCTCCTTTCTCGGTATTCCGGTGCAGTTTCTGATCCAGTTCTATGGACTCTCGCTGACGACGGTTTCGCACGCGGCGCTGATGGTGGGCACGATGCCGGTGATTCTTGCGGTTGGCGCAACACTCTTCGCGCATGAGCGGCTGGATGCGACGGGCTGGCTTGCTCTGGCTGCGTCGACGACGGGCGCTGCCTTGATTGCCTTCGGCAGGCACAGTATCGGCGCGGGGAATCCGTCGCTGGCTGGTGATCTGCTGGTTGTGCTCTCGCTGGCGATCGCACTGGGCTGGATTCTGCTCAATAAAAGGCTAATGGATCGTCATTCGCCCATTGTGGTAACGGCCTATGGCGTTCTGCTGGGCACACTGATGCTGCTGGTGTGGGTTCCTTTGCGTTATGGAGCGCCGCCAGTCGCGCATGTCTCGCTAAAGGCATGGCTGGCGCTGGCGGCCAGCGGGGTGTTGTGCACGGCCACGACGACGCTGCTGTGGAACTGGGGCATGACGAAGGTTCCTGCATCGCAGGCAGGCGTGCTGTTGAACATGGAGCCGCTGATGGGCAGCCTGCTCGGCGTCTTCGTACTTGGGGAGCATCTTGGGCCGACGGCGTGGGCTGGCGGAGTTCTGATTCTGGTGGCGGCGATTACGCTGACGACACACTCGAAGGCGCACGTCCCTGAGCATCAACCCGCAGGTTAG
- a CDS encoding choice-of-anchor A family protein — protein sequence MMKFALLLATACLAPAVCVADPLPFGQASSYNLVALGTVDTNGNTVIAGTIATNADIGGRVAAADSVLIGTTIGGGLNSDPFGASASYAVVSTNGLAAGQIFNINGGGNVFAPGSNGTINFNDGGIRVTSGSSGLDFTSLRSTLTLQSAMLSTLTPNGIVGAPTPPGGNPSWLVLQGTSATLNVFNITAAQFADANHNLDIVVPAGSTVVINVSGTNITLGAGIYINGVQVSGDNAASQGILFNFPTAQTLAIDAQFSASILAPYAILTGSGQMGGNFIAAQIGQTGEVHNIEFTGSLPDPTDPPTVPEPGTFALLGTGALSLVIRLRTRITK from the coding sequence ATGATGAAATTTGCACTCCTCCTCGCAACAGCGTGCCTCGCGCCCGCGGTCTGTGTCGCCGACCCACTTCCCTTCGGTCAGGCAAGCTCCTACAATCTCGTCGCTCTCGGCACGGTGGACACGAATGGAAACACCGTCATCGCCGGAACCATCGCCACCAATGCCGACATCGGCGGACGCGTCGCCGCAGCCGACAGCGTGCTTATCGGCACCACCATCGGCGGTGGTCTCAACAGCGATCCCTTTGGAGCTTCCGCCTCCTACGCCGTCGTCTCCACCAACGGCCTCGCCGCCGGACAGATCTTCAACATCAACGGCGGAGGCAACGTCTTCGCCCCCGGCTCCAACGGCACCATCAACTTCAACGACGGCGGCATCCGCGTCACCAGCGGGTCCTCAGGACTCGACTTCACCTCCCTGCGCTCGACGCTCACTCTCCAGAGCGCCATGCTGTCCACGCTCACACCCAACGGCATCGTCGGAGCCCCCACGCCTCCCGGCGGCAATCCCTCATGGCTCGTCCTTCAGGGAACCAGTGCCACGCTGAACGTCTTCAACATCACCGCCGCGCAGTTCGCCGATGCCAACCACAACCTCGACATCGTGGTTCCAGCCGGATCGACCGTCGTCATCAACGTCTCCGGCACCAACATCACGCTCGGCGCAGGCATCTACATCAACGGCGTCCAGGTCTCCGGCGATAACGCCGCCAGCCAGGGCATCCTCTTCAACTTCCCCACGGCGCAGACCCTCGCCATCGACGCGCAATTCAGCGCCTCCATCCTCGCCCCCTACGCCATCCTCACCGGCAGCGGCCAGATGGGCGGCAACTTTATCGCCGCACAGATCGGACAGACCGGCGAGGTCCACAACATCGAGTTCACCGGCTCGCTGCCCGATCCCACCGATCCGCCCACCGTCCCCGAACCAGGCACCTTCGCTCTGCTGGGAACCGGAGCCCTATCGCTGGTCATCCGCCTGCGGACGCGAATCACAAAGTAG
- a CDS encoding PhoH family protein, producing MIRQAIEITPGIESLYGTHDENLRLLEDALHVTIDLRSDAIHVTGNVDSVARVDHIFADYSALRKSGVNLHNGELHGMLKMVIADPSTTLRSLVDSGKQRSAGAKRMVNPRSPNQRKYVEAIEQSDMTFGLGPAGTGKTYLAVAMAVSALLAKKVSRIILVRPAVEAGEKLGFLPGSLQEKVDPYLRPLYDALYDLVDPIKIDKMLETNVIEIAPLAFMRGRTLNDAFIIMDEAQNTTTEQMKMFVTRLGNNSKAVITGDLTQTDLPNPKKSGLLEALQVLDGVEGIRFCHFEDVDVVRHHLVQRIVRAYDSYGRAQQELPLSMGDNVMPGSSINGSKPVAKPQ from the coding sequence TTGATCAGACAAGCCATCGAAATCACTCCCGGCATCGAATCCCTCTACGGAACCCACGACGAAAATCTACGCCTCCTGGAAGACGCTCTGCATGTCACCATTGACCTGCGGTCCGACGCCATCCACGTCACCGGCAACGTCGACAGCGTTGCTCGCGTCGATCACATCTTCGCGGACTACAGCGCACTCCGGAAGAGTGGGGTGAACCTCCACAACGGAGAGCTCCACGGAATGCTGAAGATGGTCATCGCCGATCCATCGACCACGCTGCGATCGCTGGTCGACTCCGGCAAGCAGCGCTCCGCCGGAGCCAAGCGCATGGTCAACCCGCGCTCGCCCAACCAGCGCAAGTATGTCGAAGCCATCGAGCAAAGCGACATGACCTTCGGCCTTGGGCCCGCCGGTACCGGCAAGACCTATCTCGCCGTCGCCATGGCCGTCTCCGCCCTGCTGGCTAAGAAAGTCTCGCGCATCATCCTCGTCCGGCCCGCCGTCGAAGCCGGTGAAAAGCTCGGCTTCCTCCCCGGCTCCCTCCAGGAGAAGGTCGATCCCTACCTGCGTCCGCTCTACGACGCACTCTACGATCTCGTCGATCCCATCAAGATCGACAAGATGCTCGAGACCAACGTCATCGAAATCGCGCCGCTCGCCTTCATGCGCGGACGCACCCTCAACGACGCCTTCATCATCATGGACGAGGCGCAGAACACCACCACCGAGCAGATGAAGATGTTCGTCACCCGCCTCGGCAACAACTCCAAGGCTGTCATCACCGGCGACCTCACCCAGACCGACCTTCCCAACCCGAAGAAGTCCGGCCTGCTCGAGGCGCTGCAGGTGCTCGATGGCGTCGAAGGAATCCGCTTCTGCCACTTCGAAGACGTCGACGTCGTCCGCCACCACCTGGTCCAGCGCATCGTCCGCGCCTACGACAGCTACGGCCGCGCTCAGCAGGAGCTTCCGCTCTCCATGGGCGACAACGTCATGCCGGGCAGCTCCATCAACGGCAGCAAACCCGTAGCCAAGCCGCAGTAA
- the rpsT gene encoding 30S ribosomal protein S20 produces MANHVSSLKRARQTEAKTAVNRANKSKLRGTLRTLREAIAKGDSKELKAVYSATVSVLDKSVQKGVLHKNTASRYKSRLNARVKAVVTKAA; encoded by the coding sequence ATGGCAAATCATGTTTCGTCCCTGAAGCGCGCACGTCAGACCGAGGCCAAAACGGCGGTCAACCGCGCCAACAAGAGCAAGCTCCGTGGCACCCTGCGCACGCTGCGCGAGGCGATCGCCAAGGGCGACAGCAAGGAGCTGAAGGCTGTTTACAGCGCGACGGTTTCGGTGCTCGACAAGAGCGTCCAGAAGGGCGTTCTGCACAAGAACACCGCCAGCCGCTATAAGAGCCGCCTGAACGCTCGCGTTAAGGCTGTGGTCACCAAGGCCGCATAA
- a CDS encoding M13 family metallopeptidase — MKNRKIFGGWIDGRRVMSLGAVAILTAGTGMAQSPTRAVSAAAANDKPAEVYKPIPGFDATSIDISVDPCNDFYKFACGKFATNHPIPSDQPGVDQFYALYNVNTQALNGILTKAAAGGAGRTANEQKIGDYYKSCMDTDAIEAKGLAPLKPWLDEINAVESLNDMPHLVGKLQRNGVDVFFGYGEQQDFKDASKQIAYVDQAGLGLPERDYYLRTGEKDETIRKQYVEHVAKMLTLGGTPEDQAKKDADAIMAFETVLAKASMPVTDRRDPEKVYHLQTMSTFHQTIPSMAFSSFRKGVGSPEITEINNANPEFMTAMMKALHNTDVATLKAYMRYHLLTAAANRLPKRFDDENFDFYGRKLTGQPEQSARWKRCSNSVNGALGEALGEVYVAQYFAGDSKAKMLEMVHDIEGAMSRDIDQLDWMSAPTKVQAKEKLHGVANKIGYPDKWRDYSKLEVKADDALGNKFRGTAFENDRQLAKIGQPVDHSEWGMTPPTVNAYYDPSMNDINFPAGILQPSFYDRSQDDAVNYGHIGAVIGHELTHGFDDEGRKFDAKGNLRDWWTAEDAKKFETRTDCLVNEYGSFVAVDDVKVNGKLTLGENTADNGGLMLAYLAYLERAKTNKVDLNAKVNGYTAPQRFYIAYAQNWCENSRPEVIRQQVLTDPHSPDHFRANGAIVNQPGFSAAFSCKKGVPMVPVNSCRVW, encoded by the coding sequence ATGAAAAATCGAAAGATATTTGGAGGCTGGATCGACGGCCGCCGGGTGATGAGCCTGGGGGCGGTTGCCATACTGACTGCAGGAACCGGCATGGCGCAGAGTCCGACGCGGGCCGTAAGCGCTGCTGCTGCAAACGATAAGCCAGCCGAAGTGTATAAGCCCATTCCGGGCTTCGATGCCACGTCGATCGATATCTCGGTCGATCCGTGCAACGACTTCTACAAGTTTGCCTGCGGCAAGTTTGCGACGAACCATCCGATCCCCAGCGATCAGCCGGGCGTGGATCAGTTTTACGCACTTTATAACGTCAATACGCAGGCGCTGAACGGGATTCTGACGAAGGCCGCGGCAGGTGGCGCCGGCCGGACGGCGAACGAGCAGAAGATCGGCGACTACTACAAGAGCTGTATGGATACGGATGCGATCGAGGCGAAGGGGCTGGCTCCTCTGAAGCCGTGGCTCGATGAGATCAATGCGGTTGAGTCGTTGAACGATATGCCGCACCTGGTGGGCAAGCTGCAGCGCAACGGTGTCGATGTGTTCTTCGGCTATGGCGAGCAGCAGGACTTCAAGGACGCGAGTAAGCAGATCGCTTATGTCGATCAGGCTGGACTGGGCCTGCCGGAGCGCGACTACTATCTGCGCACAGGTGAGAAGGACGAGACGATTCGCAAACAGTATGTCGAGCATGTGGCCAAGATGCTGACGCTGGGTGGAACGCCAGAGGATCAGGCGAAGAAAGATGCCGACGCGATTATGGCGTTCGAGACGGTACTGGCGAAGGCATCGATGCCGGTGACGGACCGCCGCGATCCGGAGAAGGTGTATCACCTGCAGACGATGTCGACCTTCCATCAGACGATTCCGTCGATGGCGTTCAGTTCGTTTCGCAAAGGAGTCGGGTCGCCGGAGATCACCGAGATTAACAACGCGAATCCGGAGTTTATGACAGCGATGATGAAGGCGCTGCACAACACCGATGTCGCAACGTTGAAGGCGTACATGCGCTATCACCTGCTGACGGCTGCTGCGAACCGGTTGCCGAAGCGCTTCGATGACGAGAACTTCGATTTCTACGGACGCAAGCTGACGGGCCAGCCGGAGCAGAGCGCGCGTTGGAAGCGCTGCTCGAACTCGGTGAATGGCGCGCTGGGCGAGGCGCTGGGTGAGGTGTATGTTGCGCAGTATTTCGCCGGAGACAGCAAGGCGAAGATGCTGGAGATGGTGCACGATATCGAAGGGGCGATGAGCCGCGATATCGACCAGCTGGACTGGATGTCGGCGCCGACGAAGGTGCAGGCGAAAGAGAAGCTGCACGGGGTTGCTAATAAGATCGGCTATCCGGACAAGTGGCGCGACTACTCGAAGCTTGAGGTGAAAGCGGATGATGCGCTGGGCAACAAGTTCCGCGGCACGGCGTTTGAGAACGACCGCCAGCTTGCGAAGATCGGTCAGCCGGTCGATCACTCGGAGTGGGGCATGACGCCGCCGACGGTGAACGCCTACTACGATCCGAGCATGAACGATATCAACTTCCCGGCAGGGATTCTGCAGCCGTCGTTCTACGACCGGAGCCAGGACGATGCGGTGAACTATGGCCATATCGGTGCGGTAATTGGCCATGAGCTGACGCACGGCTTCGATGACGAGGGTCGGAAGTTCGACGCGAAGGGCAATCTGCGCGACTGGTGGACGGCGGAGGACGCGAAGAAGTTCGAGACGCGGACGGACTGCCTGGTCAACGAATACGGCAGCTTCGTTGCTGTCGATGACGTGAAGGTGAACGGCAAGCTGACCCTTGGCGAGAACACGGCGGATAACGGCGGCCTGATGCTTGCCTACCTCGCGTATCTCGAGCGTGCGAAGACGAACAAGGTGGATCTGAATGCCAAGGTGAATGGCTATACAGCTCCGCAGCGTTTCTATATCGCGTATGCGCAGAACTGGTGTGAGAATTCGCGGCCTGAGGTGATTCGCCAGCAGGTGCTTACCGATCCGCATTCGCCGGACCACTTCCGCGCGAATGGTGCAATCGTCAATCAGCCTGGATTTTCGGCTGCCTTCAGCTGCAAGAAGGGCGTGCCGATGGTTCCGGTCAATAGCTGCCGTGTCTGGTAG
- the ybeY gene encoding rRNA maturation RNase YbeY, translated as MITIEPPSTRSNPTPLARPALTRFLNRARKAVGLTGEVDVLLTSDADIKRLNRDFRGKNKPTDVLSFPAPEEIFSQHAGDLAISLDTAAKQAAGFGHSLSDEVRVLMLHGLLHLSGMDHETDKGEMAAREAELRSTLKLPATLIERVTNPKKKSAPKKGVASKRRA; from the coding sequence ATGATCACCATCGAACCTCCAAGTACCCGCTCCAACCCAACGCCGCTGGCCAGGCCCGCGCTGACGCGTTTCCTCAATCGCGCCCGCAAAGCCGTTGGCCTTACCGGCGAGGTCGATGTCCTGCTCACCTCCGACGCCGACATCAAGCGCCTCAACCGCGACTTCCGCGGCAAGAACAAGCCCACCGACGTGCTCAGCTTCCCCGCTCCCGAAGAAATCTTCTCGCAGCACGCCGGCGACCTCGCCATCTCGCTCGACACCGCGGCAAAACAAGCTGCCGGCTTCGGCCACTCGCTCAGCGACGAGGTCCGCGTCCTTATGCTGCATGGCCTCCTCCACCTCTCCGGCATGGACCACGAGACCGACAAAGGCGAAATGGCCGCCCGCGAGGCCGAGCTGCGCAGCACGCTCAAACTCCCCGCAACCCTCATCGAGCGCGTCACCAACCCCAAGAAAAAGTCCGCGCCGAAGAAGGGTGTGGCCAGCAAGAGGCGCGCATGA
- a CDS encoding MATE family efflux transporter codes for MSIRQQIRPVLTLAIPLIAAELGWMTMGLVDTMMVGHMQNPAVNIASAALGQVLYNTLGFGIAGILLSLDTFLSQSHGAGRYDEANRWLYHGILLAAILAASFGGLIQLAPFFMRLMPIDPTVMDGAIRFLHALNWGTPTLFLYFALRRYLQAFNHVRPIAFALISANLCNVFFNWLLIYGHQWGAIRIPAYGIAGSGLSTSIARVYLAVFVAIAIWVVEKKHNYGLRSTLRHIESSRLRQLVLLGAPAGGQIFVEISIFATVTFLIGMMGALPLSGHEIALNCASFTFMVPFAISAAAAVRVGQAIGRKAPHEAAAAGWAAIGFGAACMATFSIVLAVFAHPIARAFTPDHAVIAATVPLLFVAAAFQFFDGLQITATGALRGAGNTHAGLIVQIIGYWIIGLPIGSWLGFHLHYGAVGLWLGLCAGLIVAGIALTSVWRHTTRRLETVAIDSHAA; via the coding sequence ATGTCAATCCGTCAGCAGATTCGCCCCGTCCTCACCCTTGCCATCCCTCTTATCGCCGCCGAACTGGGCTGGATGACGATGGGCCTCGTCGACACCATGATGGTCGGCCACATGCAGAACCCGGCCGTGAACATCGCCTCCGCCGCGCTCGGACAGGTGCTCTACAACACGCTCGGCTTCGGCATCGCTGGCATCCTGCTCTCGCTGGACACCTTCCTCTCCCAGTCGCACGGCGCAGGCCGTTACGACGAAGCCAACCGCTGGCTTTACCACGGCATCCTCCTCGCCGCCATCCTGGCCGCCAGCTTCGGGGGCCTTATCCAGCTCGCGCCCTTCTTCATGCGCCTCATGCCCATCGACCCCACGGTCATGGACGGAGCCATCCGCTTTCTCCATGCCCTCAACTGGGGCACGCCGACACTCTTTCTCTACTTCGCGCTGCGCCGCTATCTGCAGGCCTTCAACCACGTGCGCCCCATCGCCTTCGCGCTGATCTCGGCCAACCTCTGCAATGTCTTCTTCAACTGGCTGCTGATCTACGGCCATCAATGGGGAGCAATCAGGATCCCCGCCTACGGCATCGCAGGCTCCGGCCTCTCCACCTCCATCGCGCGCGTCTACCTTGCCGTCTTCGTCGCCATCGCCATCTGGGTTGTCGAGAAAAAACACAACTACGGCCTGCGCTCCACGCTGCGTCACATCGAAAGCAGCCGTCTCAGGCAGCTCGTGCTGCTGGGCGCACCCGCCGGCGGACAGATCTTCGTTGAGATCTCCATCTTTGCCACCGTCACCTTTCTCATCGGCATGATGGGTGCATTGCCGCTCTCCGGCCATGAGATCGCGCTCAACTGCGCCAGCTTCACCTTCATGGTGCCCTTTGCCATCTCCGCCGCAGCAGCCGTCCGCGTCGGACAAGCCATCGGGCGCAAGGCACCGCACGAAGCCGCCGCCGCAGGCTGGGCCGCCATCGGCTTCGGAGCCGCCTGCATGGCGACCTTCTCCATCGTGCTCGCCGTCTTCGCGCATCCCATCGCGCGCGCCTTTACGCCCGATCACGCCGTTATCGCCGCCACCGTGCCTCTGCTCTTCGTCGCCGCAGCCTTTCAGTTCTTCGACGGCCTGCAGATCACCGCCACCGGAGCACTACGCGGCGCAGGCAACACGCACGCCGGACTCATCGTCCAGATCATCGGCTACTGGATCATCGGCCTGCCCATCGGCTCCTGGCTCGGCTTCCACCTGCACTACGGAGCCGTCGGCCTCTGGCTCGGTCTCTGCGCCGGACTCATCGTCGCTGGCATCGCGTTAACATCCGTCTGGCGCCACACCACGCGCCGTCTCGAAACCGTAGCCATAGACTCGCACGCAGCCTAA